The window TTAACTATTTGGGCATTTAAGGCGTGTAATCCTTCAAGTACATAAATAGCATGCAGGCGTGCACGTGGGTCCTGAGTTTTGGCCAGGAAAGCCTTTACTACTGGTATAACAGTTTTATCCTGGCGCTCTATCAATAATCTGTGTGCAGTTGTAATATACCAGCCATTTGGATTAGCCAGATATGGTACTAATTGCGCACTGCTCATTTTTCTAAAATTAATAGTTGCAGCCTTGTAATTGGCATCTTCAGGCAAAATGCGATAGATACGGCCCTTATCGCTGCCTGCCATAAAATCCATATCTGCTTTCAGGTCATCTTCAATTGATACAGGGGTTTCAATATGCTGCCTGTAATAATCAACAAGATACATATAACCATCAGGGCCTGAAGATATGGTGATTGGCCTGAACCATGTATCGGTTGATGACAAAAATTCGCTGTCCTGCTCGCTTGCGGGCCTGCTGGCTACCAAAGCGGGTATTTTAGTACTTGGTGTAAGGATGTCCCTGTGCAGCAAGCTACCTGCTACGTCGGTTACAAAGTAATTGCCATAAAATTCTTTTGGTAAGCCAGTGCCGTTATAAATAACACCACCTGCCGCGCCGGTAAAATGATCACGCTCGTACTCTACCCGGTTCAAGCCATTTTCCTTAAAAGCTGCATTACGCCTTCTCGATCTTTCCGCGCGCCAGTATGGAGTTACCGTTTTCTGGAACATCAGTTCCTTATGGTCGGTAATACTTACGTTAAACGCGCTTGTTGGCAAAAAGCCGTGGCGATGCGTATATCTCCAGGGGATAATTGATTGTTGGGCATGGATAGAGTTTTCGGTGAAAAAGCGGTGTCCCCAGTCGTCGATAGTTTGGCCAAACTGGCCTGGACCTGTTTCCAGTTCAAACTGGTTACGGTCTAAGCGGAACCTGAAATCGGCACCCTGAACCTGGATTGGTTTGCTTCCTGGTTTTTTAACAAAGGTAATCATACCGCTGCTGCCACGATTGTTGGCATATATCCAGTTATCTACACCAAAACGCAAGCCTGTAACCTGCGCTTCCGAATTACTTGAAAAGAAACCCGAGAAAAGTACCTGCCTAACATCTGCTTTGCCATCGCCGTTGGTATCTTTTAAATAAAGGATATAAGGGGCAGCTGTAATAATTAGTCCACCTTTCCAGGGCAAAATGCTAGTGCCCTCGGTAATATGGTCGGCAAATACTACGGCTTTGTCCACGCGGCCATCACCATCAGTATCAATTAGTTTACGTATCTGGCCTTTGCCTTTACCGGGTTCAACCTCGAATGGGTAATCGGGCATTTCAACTACGTAGGCATTTCCCTGATCATCAAATTGCAGGTCGACGGGATCTAACACATATGGTTCGGCAGCATAAAGCTGAACTTTAAGGCCTTTTGCAATATTTATTTTTTTTAGTGATTCTTCGGGCGTTTGCGGGCCCGCGTAACGTTGTGCAAAACATGAAAAACCAATACCTAATGATAATGATAATACGCGTGCAACTTTTGATATGCTTAGATTATCCATACTGTTATTTAACTTTGTTTTAGAGGTAATTGAATAGGGCCGTTATAGCATGATATCCAAATATAATATCTTTCGTGTACGTACACAAATTATTATTTAAATTTTTTTAAAGCCAATATAACTATTACAATTACCGCCTAAAAATATCATATTTTATCAGTGCGCTCCACTGATAAAAACAAGCTGCTAATGTATAAGAGCAGATATTTTTGTAATCGTTTAACAAGCCGGTAAGTTTATTTATAACCTAATTATCATTGTTTAATGATGTAAGCATTTCTTCAACTTCGGGGTTGGCTTTTTTGCCAAATGATAAACCTACAACTACATACAGTATTAACGATGTAAATATTGGCGTGGCTACTTCCATCCCCAGCGTGGCATGCATAAACAGTTTCAAATAAACAAATGCAAGCAGCCCCCCGAAAATAGATGCTAATGCAGCCACGCTGCCGCAACGCTTAAAGGCCGGTAGTAAACCCAGTATCATTGGGATGGAAATAGGGCCTATTAATGCTGAAAACCAGGCAATAATTAATCCTAATACACCACCAAAAGATTGCGAACGGATGGCTACTACGATAGTGATCAGGATAAATATTAATGTAGTGATGCGTGCCACCATTAACATTTTTTTAGCATTAAACTGTGTGAGCCTTTTAAAGAGGAAGGGTAAAATATCCCTGGTTATTACGGCTGAAATGGTGTTGGCATCAGCCGATGTCATTGACAAGGTGTTGGCAAACATAGATGCTAAAAGCAAACCAACTAAACCCGGTGGCAGAAATTTCATTGCCATTAACGAGTATGATTGAGTAGGCTCGGCCAGGTTTTTTATAAAAATAGGCGCCGCAAACATCGGGAAGAATAGAATGAGTGGCCATATCAGATATAAAAGTGTTGACAGAACGGCTGCTTTACGCGCTTCTGTCCCTGACGATGCTGACATAAAACGTGTAGCCAAATGCCACGTGCCGCCGCCATAACTGAAAAAATAGATGACCATAATAGCGCAAACAAAAAGCGGGGTATATGGATCGTTAAAAATATGCGAATGTTCAGGCGGAAGCCGGTCCCACATAGAGAATATGCCGTGTACACCATCGCCTAATTGGATAAGGATCATTACAAACATAGTACACCCCGCAACCAACTGAATAAAAAACGAAGCAAAATCATTCCAAACATCGGCCCACAGGCCACCCAAGGTTATATAAACCAGCGTAACTGTGCCGGCTATAGCAATACCACCTACAAATGAAATGCCGGTAAAAGCATGCAGTAATACACCTATAGCAGCCCATTTAGCGCCTACATCAAATACTTTTATAACTACGCCAAACCAAGCCATTACCTGTTGGGTGGGTAAATTATAACGGGCTGCCAAATATTCGGTAGGGGATTGTATTGATCTTTTTGACCTAAGCCTGGCCCAGCGGGGGGCAATGTAAAAGGTAGTTAGTATCATGGAAAGTGCTATACCCAAAGCCCACCATATATATAAAGTGAAGCCATGTGTATAGGCCACCCCGGCGTAGGCCACAAACACCGCCCCACTATAACCCGAAACGTGATGCGATACGCCCGACAGCCACCAGGGAAGTTTACCCCCGGCGGTATAGAAATCGGCCGAAGACTTAATCTTCATATAGCCTATAAACCCAATAACTACCAACATAAGGAAATATGCCACTAATACGATATAATCTATCCGTGCCATATGCTAAGCTTTATGGATAAAACGGCCATAACCTCAGTTATAGATAGGGCATGGATTGTGTATTGTGCACAGCGTGGTAGAATTTTTTTCTGCTTCATTTAAGTTTGTTTATGTCGGAATATTTATAGCGTTATTAATTTTCCTGTACGTGCACTTTCATATATGGCCAGTACTATTTTTACCGATTTCCTGGCCTCCTCGCCATCAATTAATGGCTTGCTTCCGGTATTAATAGCATGTATCATATCTTCCATTTGTCGTTGGTGACCCAAGTAACTGATTGAAAGTGGATCGGACGCGCCGCCTTTAGCGCTGCCATTTGTTGAAAACTGTTCTCTTATGTATTTATCCTCATCGGCCTCGCTTTCAAAATGCCACTTTACCACATCATTATCTTCAAGTGTTATCGTGCCCGTTGTGCCCATTATTTCCAGGCGTTTTAATATCCCGGGATAGGCCGCTGTTGTACATTCAATTGTACCCAGCGCCCCACTGGAAAATTTTAGCACAGCAACAGCGGTATCTTCTACTTCAATGTTTTTGTGCCTGGTATTTGCAGTAAATGCCTGTACCGATTCTATAGGTCCCATACACCATTGCAGCATATCTACTGAATGTATGGCTTGGTTCATTAACGCCCCTCCGCCATCCAATTCCCATGTGCCGCGCCATTCGGCTGAAGCGTAATAGGCTTCGGTACGGCTCCATTTAACATAAGCGCTGCCCAATACCATATTACCAAACCTGTTGGCTTCAATGGCCTTTTTTACTGCTTTACTTACATCATAAAAGCGGGTAGGGTATACTACGGCCAGCAAAACGCCCTTGGCTTTTGCTGCATTAATTAGTTTATCAGTTTTTTCTAACGTTACTTCAATTGGTTTTTCAATCAGGCAGTGCTTGCCGGCTTCAATAACTTTAAGCGCTGGCTCTAAATGCGCACCCGATGGTGTGCAAATACACACAATATCTAAATTTTTTACTTGAAGTAATTCATCTAAAGAATGATATGCTGCACAATTATACTGTGCGGCAAATGCCTTTGCTTTGTTTTCCGATCTGTTATATACACCTAT of the Mucilaginibacter boryungensis genome contains:
- a CDS encoding Gfo/Idh/MocA family protein; translated protein: MISSQFNFAIVGTGAIAGIHATAIAAIEHANLIGVYNRSENKAKAFAAQYNCAAYHSLDELLQVKNLDIVCICTPSGAHLEPALKVIEAGKHCLIEKPIEVTLEKTDKLINAAKAKGVLLAVVYPTRFYDVSKAVKKAIEANRFGNMVLGSAYVKWSRTEAYYASAEWRGTWELDGGGALMNQAIHSVDMLQWCMGPIESVQAFTANTRHKNIEVEDTAVAVLKFSSGALGTIECTTAAYPGILKRLEIMGTTGTITLEDNDVVKWHFESEADEDKYIREQFSTNGSAKGGASDPLSISYLGHQRQMEDMIHAINTGSKPLIDGEEARKSVKIVLAIYESARTGKLITL
- a CDS encoding sodium:solute symporter family protein; this translates as MARIDYIVLVAYFLMLVVIGFIGYMKIKSSADFYTAGGKLPWWLSGVSHHVSGYSGAVFVAYAGVAYTHGFTLYIWWALGIALSMILTTFYIAPRWARLRSKRSIQSPTEYLAARYNLPTQQVMAWFGVVIKVFDVGAKWAAIGVLLHAFTGISFVGGIAIAGTVTLVYITLGGLWADVWNDFASFFIQLVAGCTMFVMILIQLGDGVHGIFSMWDRLPPEHSHIFNDPYTPLFVCAIMVIYFFSYGGGTWHLATRFMSASSGTEARKAAVLSTLLYLIWPLILFFPMFAAPIFIKNLAEPTQSYSLMAMKFLPPGLVGLLLASMFANTLSMTSADANTISAVITRDILPFLFKRLTQFNAKKMLMVARITTLIFILITIVVAIRSQSFGGVLGLIIAWFSALIGPISIPMILGLLPAFKRCGSVAALASIFGGLLAFVYLKLFMHATLGMEVATPIFTSLILYVVVGLSFGKKANPEVEEMLTSLNNDN
- a CDS encoding PVC-type heme-binding CxxCH protein, which produces MDNLSISKVARVLSLSLGIGFSCFAQRYAGPQTPEESLKKINIAKGLKVQLYAAEPYVLDPVDLQFDDQGNAYVVEMPDYPFEVEPGKGKGQIRKLIDTDGDGRVDKAVVFADHITEGTSILPWKGGLIITAAPYILYLKDTNGDGKADVRQVLFSGFFSSNSEAQVTGLRFGVDNWIYANNRGSSGMITFVKKPGSKPIQVQGADFRFRLDRNQFELETGPGQFGQTIDDWGHRFFTENSIHAQQSIIPWRYTHRHGFLPTSAFNVSITDHKELMFQKTVTPYWRAERSRRRNAAFKENGLNRVEYERDHFTGAAGGVIYNGTGLPKEFYGNYFVTDVAGSLLHRDILTPSTKIPALVASRPASEQDSEFLSSTDTWFRPITISSGPDGYMYLVDYYRQHIETPVSIEDDLKADMDFMAGSDKGRIYRILPEDANYKAATINFRKMSSAQLVPYLANPNGWYITTAHRLLIERQDKTVIPVVKAFLAKTQDPRARLHAIYVLEGLHALNAQIVKKALDDQEAGVRENALILAERYPELLPQVIQKTDDPAYRVAFQAVLSLGNFSGPQVTPTLIKVLKKYGEDTWFRTAVLSSNIGSSVELNNALASDNNFFQNEEPWKLAFVGDLSNVIGARNNKAQVAAYLSVLDNQKGAWLLSSTKGLAKGLQRSTTSSDELKATLSSAKIDTDASCKQLIASLKKVY